GCAACACCGTCACGAACATCTTCTTCCCTGGCTTCACCATTACAACTGGCACCGTCCTCATGGTAGCCTCAACCATGTTCCACCTATCAGCCGCTCCGGCCTCGATCGGAACAACCTCTTGAGACTCCACATCTAACCCGGCTGGTGTGGCTTTAACCCCCGATGGAACGCGGGCTTACGTCAGCAATTCTCTTGGCGGTACAGTCTCAGTGATTGATACAGCCAGCAACACCGTGATTGCAACCATTAGCGTGGGCCGTTTTCTTGGACCAGCCGCGGTTACGCCCGACGGCAAAAGCGTCTATGTGCCAGGTGCCGTTGAAGTGGCGGTAATCAGCACGGCCACAAACAGCGTGGTGTCCAGGATTCCCACCCCAGCCCACGCGACCGCTGTCGCTATCACTCCCGACGGAACCCGCGCTTACGCGGTGGGCACCAACAATGTTGTTGTGATTGACACTGCCACCAACACAGTTCTGCAGTCCATAGGCGTAAGTTCGTCTGTGTCCTTCTTTCCTGCTCCGATTATTGCCATTACGCCTGGGGGAGACACTGTCTACGTAGGCGGCGGGAACAGTCCCGTTGTTCAGGCGATAGCTACCGCGAGCAACACCGTGGTGGCAACGATCCCCATCCCTGGGTCCTTCGTGTTCGTTGGTGGGCTTGCCATCACGCCGGACGGCAGCCGGGTCTATGTATCGAATGGATTTGACGCAGTGAGCATAATCGACACGGCCACCAACACACTGGAGCCTTCCCCGATTCAAGTCGGCCAGTTTTCAGCCGGAGTAGCGGTTACTCCGGATGGAGCGTCTGTCTATGTTGCAAACCAAGGGAGCAACAACGTCTCCGTGATTTCAACCGCTACAAATACTGTGGTGGCAACGGTACCGGCGGGGTTTAGTCCGTTCGCCATCGCGATTGCCAACCTGAGCACGCCCTTCTCCCGGTTCGCGATCAGCGGGCTGAGCGTGAACAAGAACGGATTTACGGAGTCGGGCACCTTCACCCTGGGCGCAAACAGCTCCGGACTGGACCTGGCGGCCCAGCCGCTCACCATCACCGTGGATAACTTCACGCTGACCATTCCAGCAGGTTCGTTCAAGCAAGTCGGGGGAAACATGCACTTCGTGTTCAGCGGGACCATTAACGGTTTGCCCGTGAGCATGACGCTGATGGCGACCGGGAGCACGAACAACAGTTTCAAGTACTCGGTGGCCGTCAACGGTGTAGACCTCACCGGCCAGCCAAATCCAGCAACCGTGGGACTGCAGATCGGAGAGAACACCGGCAGCACCACAGCGCCGTTCTAAGCAGCTTAAGGACGAAACAAGAAGCGGTAGAAGGCATTGGCCATCGGCCGTAACTTAGCTCTGGCCGGGGCAAAACGGCCATCGCGCTGTTTTGGGTTTCCTGGTTTGGCTAACTACTAATTACCAATTACTAAATACGAAAGGAGTTTCTTATGAGAAAGCATGTTCGGATCTTTGCAGTGTTGACTGTATGCGCTCTTGCCTTTGGGGCCTGGACCATGTTGAATGCGCAAAACCAAAATCAGGGCAATGGTTTTTCTGGCGGAACTTATCTGACCACCATCACAGATGCCAATACCAACGCATTTGCGTCGCGCTCGGTCATTACACTGAGCGCGGACCACGCCATGTCGTCCATTGACTCCGGACAGGGCGGGCCTGCCTTCCAGTTCAGCAGCCAGATGGGCACATGGGCCAATCCCGCCTCCGGCGTGGTGGGCCGGACCCTGGATTTCTCGTTCCCCAGCGCCGGCATCGCCCGCGTGGATTACGTCTTCACCACCATTAATAAGGACACGGCGAGCGGGACCATCACCCTGACCGTTTTCGGGCTGAATGACGATCCCCAGGGCAGCGGCGGGACCGTGGCAGGCCACTTCAACTTCACCGGCGTAAAGGTGACCGCGCAATAACTACTGTTCCGGCCGTTGTCCATCGGTCGGGCGATATCGGGAGCAGGGATTGTGAGCAACAGTCCCTGCTCTCAGATCCTTTGGTTTTGCGAACCGCTTTTCCCTGAAAGGAACGAACTATGTCTAGAAAGTTTTTTCTCTCCCTGTTGCTTTTCGCCGGTCTTCAACTTTCCGCGCAGACTTTCCACTTCCAGATTTTTGACGTGCCCAACAGCGCTTCAACCGAAGCGGACAACATCAATGCTCGCGGAAATATTGCAGGGTTCTTCTTCGACCATGCCGGCGTTCAGCACGGCTTCTTTTTCACCTCCATCTCAGGCAATTTCACGCAAATTGATTTT
This DNA window, taken from Terriglobia bacterium, encodes the following:
- a CDS encoding IS481 family transposase — encoded protein: QHRHEHLLPWLHHYNWHRPHGSLNHVPPISRSGLDRNNLLRLHI
- a CDS encoding YncE family protein, which produces MALTPDGTRAYVSNSLGGTVSVIDTASNTVIATISVGRFLGPAAVTPDGKSVYVPGAVEVAVISTATNSVVSRIPTPAHATAVAITPDGTRAYAVGTNNVVVIDTATNTVLQSIGVSSSVSFFPAPIIAITPGGDTVYVGGGNSPVVQAIATASNTVVATIPIPGSFVFVGGLAITPDGSRVYVSNGFDAVSIIDTATNTLEPSPIQVGQFSAGVAVTPDGASVYVANQGSNNVSVISTATNTVVATVPAGFSPFAIAIANLSTPFSRFAISGLSVNKNGFTESGTFTLGANSSGLDLAAQPLTITVDNFTLTIPAGSFKQVGGNMHFVFSGTINGLPVSMTLMATGSTNNSFKYSVAVNGVDLTGQPNPATVGLQIGENTGSTTAPF